A section of the Triticum dicoccoides isolate Atlit2015 ecotype Zavitan chromosome 7A, WEW_v2.0, whole genome shotgun sequence genome encodes:
- the LOC119330730 gene encoding tRNA(adenine(34)) deaminase, chloroplastic-like: protein MYSSYSAAAFAIRAAKPAYSSHSPYAPSHHCSQQHYDGDGAHRELLPLNPHLSPRFLLDGYLLRHSAHLLLLSARLRPPPPQHPPHSCCHRRAAVRCCCSGGSGGGRSYVQHVTWGLEGRGHRCCGQGAGRSDLGVGCRRLKARGCGCGSYGSGRLRLGTSCGHRDTPRLLGRAVRQEVWEYEGGQWPHRSCSTECHSDWDDEEDEDQCGHAQWERPGKSSFRRKWKEEEEEDEDDRCRDCRQRKGVENEYYDEGGYSGRRREIRDVNGMHDRHRYHRRRLEQRGYIDDEDARRRSDLMEGRDRSEFESDEARNAGARRYSENDRKYDRRRERRDSEYEDVYDARRVGAGRYNEDDRRFDRRTGRMDFEIDSEDDVRRDGRRVRNDDERFVIQNTRRKKYMEEDDQDIAERKHYSHGRSQRSASAFHEDDSQRASSSRKTVDTRVSRGNSSSRVRWDDNVDRRASQTLEERGRRYSSLVGLSNDEKDEYGYDDAQLVRVRDHRTGTQDVKVITEDDTRLISSSKNSSILKHSSDVDQQVAAQKDESKSSQRIVEISVNRGNNTELDSETRSNQLEDRRNYIDNKSSSLLSSVKMASDSRRQIDQHDVVDQQVVALTDSSTNTEKLTDIKMDSSQHVSRASHSQRNYEEVNQLDIDDRSTSVENITHITRDKRRYVNQQVIHETDIDVQNVTHVDVSTIHASDISASRSSQNRSDTRSDVNSITSISLIDQARGEQEQIHQNKVIAGDNTIVRGSQSHHDTGVYGQVHSASVSDSTKEMQEQAELTKACTNNAATTSTSESHIQTRIYDQFQPSSSVNTVSSVEEQIDLTKIHASDTAVVSNSHNRSNNEARRTSALNIVGARDSRDESDLQITQGSVIDRSNQVGTTFSESSQDSRERLTRVEETGRLVHHDTVLNSQHTGTGRISDDKDITSLGIESTEEASIINVDMEQRGTILGTSETTARENIQGGSSTRKSVNESLLESAARLEKSSTFHVGQFVSELQRGVSDADTTSTKKTEKSIMEGTTRSSSRSRMKGPSDEIWDVQSTTSQETFKTADKEEGFSADGGTNSASQTPKSETAIAKKVHKSLWAYVADIVRLGWVKHGESHDSTSKSFRKSSSSNSQRSEGWLSSHGHDNDGIQKRNWSSKQNDHSLMKSHSGESESIVASTLKDESLPTGTQGLQISGAGNVPEVGRSKGDSAPKITKDDVQISGERAKQSEVGASPKGNTIGSSAEDSISTLVDVTVGHSPEHEAASSSGISTQGSAEINAGKGVSAGTSSTTIKAKEAGRSDDAGSWRYGPSVAITPYQFPQTQAMVPHETTSSAFSELMELPTGGSTGMKEKIVGHKAPEVLRTEDKDAELKRRKIQRNKQVLKETFDEWEEAYQHDAKQRKTDELFMKEALLEAQRAADIWEVPVGAVLVHNGEIIARGCNLVEDLRDSTAHAEIVCIREASSKLKTWRLADTTLYVTLEPCAMCAGAILQARVDTVVWGAPNKLLGADGSWVRLFPGDGQTSTLDPSNQKQTAGPVHPFHPKIIVRRGVLSTECSEIMQQFFQLRRKKKRAESPPRAHYSGHRHHPIKFFTKMQHMFGTVFCL, encoded by the exons ATGTACAGCTCCTACTCCGCTGCCGCCTTCGCCATCAGGGCCGCGAAGCCGGCCTATAGCTCCCATTCCCCTTACGCCCCGTCGCACCACTGCAGCCAGCAGCACTACGACGGTGACGGTGCTCACCGCGAGCTACTCCCGCTCAACCCTCACCTCTCTCCCCGCTTCCTGCTCGACGGGTACCTCCTCCGCCACTCcgctcacctcctcctcctctccgcgcgGCTCCGGCCCCCGCCCCCGCAGCATCCGCCGCACAGCTGCTGCCACCGGCGTGCGGCCGTCCGCTGCTGCTGCagcggtggcagcggcggcggaaGGTCGTATGTTCAGCACGTTACTTGGGGATTGGAGGGGCGCGGGCACCGATGCTGCGGGCAGGGCGCTGGACGGTCGGATCTCGGAGTGGGTTGCCGGCGATTGAAGGCGCGGGGATGCGGTTGCGGCAGCTACGGCAGTGGCAGGTTACGTCTCGGAACTAGCTGTGGACATCGGGATACGCCGAGGTTGCTGGGGAGGGCGGTGCGGCAGGAAGTATGGGAGTATGAGGGCGGCCAGTGGCCGCACAGAAGTTGTTCGACGGAATGCCATAGTGATTGGGATGATGAAGAGGATGAGGATCAATGTGGTCACGCTCAGTGGGAGCGGCCAGGTAAGTCGAGTTTTAGAAGGAagtggaaagaagaagaagaagaagatgaagatgatagATGTAGAGATTGCCGTCAGAGGAAGGGTGTGGaaaatgaatactatgatgaaggcGGGTACAGTGGCCGACGGAGGGAAATTCGGGATGTGAATGGGATGCATGACAGGCATCGGTATCATCGGAGGAGGTTGGAGCAGAGGGGTTACATCGACGACGAGGATGCAAGGCGAAGAAGCGACTTGATGGAAGGGAGAGACAGGAGTGAGTTTGAATCTGATGAGGCAAGGAATGCTGGTGCTAGAAGATACAGTGAGAATGACAGGAAATATGATCGGAGAAGAGAAAGAAGGGATTCTGAATATGAGGATGTGTATGATGCTAGAAGAGTGGGAGCTGGCAGGTACAATGAGGATGACCGAAGATTTGATCGGAGAACAGGGAGGATGGATTTTGAAATCGATAGTGAGGATGATGTGAGAAGAGATGGGAGGCGCGTTAGAAATGATGATGAAAGATTTGTTATTCAGAACACAAGGAGAAAGAAGTATATGGAGGAGGATGATCAAGATATTGCTGAGCGCAAGCACTACTCACATGGTAGGTCTCAGAGGTCTGCATCTGcatttcatgaggatgattcacagAGGGCTTCGAGTTCAAGGAAGACTGTTGATACAAGAGTTTCAAGGGGGAATTCATCCTCGAGGGTGCGGTGGGATGATAATGTAGACCGACGAGCTTCACAAACATTGGAAGAGAGAGGCCGACGCTATTCTTCCTTAGTTGGTTTGTCAAATGATGAGAAAGATGAGTACGGTTATGATGATGCACAGCTTGTCAGGGTAAGAGATCATAGGACAGGAACACAAGATGTCAAGGTTATAACCGAGGATGATACGAGGTTGATTTCCAGTTCAAAGAACTCTTCCATTTTGAAGCACAGTAGCGATGTGGACCAGCAAGTAGCGGCACAAAAGGATGAATCAAAGAGCTCACAGAGGATAGTGGAGATATCAGTAAACAGAGGTAACAACACTGAACTGGATTCAGAAACACGGAGTAATCAACTGGAAGATAGAAGAAACTACATTGATAATAAGTCATCTTCTCTTCTAAGTTCTGTAAAGATGGCTAGTGACAGTAGAAGACAAATTGATCAGCATGATGTGGTGGATCAGCAGGTTGTCGCACTCACTGACTCAAGTACAAACACAGAAAAGCTCACAGATATAAAGATGGATAGTAGTCAACATGTTAGCAGGGCCTCTCACTCACAGAGAAATTATGAGGAAGTCAATCAGCTGGATATCGATGATAGATCTACCTCTGTAGAAAATATAACTCATATTACAAGAGACAAAAGGAGGTATGTAAACCAGCAGGTGATACATGAAACGGACATAGATGTGCAGAATGTTACACATGTTGATGTTTCCACAATTCATGCTAGTGATATTTCTGCCTCTAGGAGCTCACAAAATCGTTCTGACACTAGATCAGATGTAAACTCTATCACTAGCATAAGTCTCATTGACCAGGCAAGGGGCGAGCAAGAACAAATCCATCAAAACAAGGTCATTGCTGGCGATAATACAATAGTCAGGGGTTCACAGAGTCATCATGACACTGGAGTGTATGGTCAAGTTCACTCGGCTTCAGTTAGTGACAGCACAAAAGAGATGCAAGAACAAGCGGAACTTACTAAGGCCTGTACTAACAATGCTGCTACAACAAGTACGTCAGAAAGCCATATCCAAACAAGAATATATGATCAATTTCAGCCATCCTCATCTGTAAACACTGTTAGTAGTGTGGAGGAACAAATTGATCTTACTAAGATCCACGCTAGTGACACTGCGGTTGTTAGCAATTCGCATAACCGAAGCAACAATGAAGCTCGTAGGACTTCAGCCCTCAATATTGTGGGGGCAAGGGATAGCCGTGATGAGAGTGATCTGCAAATTACACAAGGTTCTGTTATAGACAGAAGCAATCAAGTTGGGACCACATTTTCTGAATCCTCCCAGGATTCTAGAGAAAGACTGACAAGAGTAGAAGAAACCGGGAGATTAGTGCACCATGACACAGTTTTGAATTCACAGCATACAGGCACTGGCAGAATCTCTGATGACAAAGATATTACTAGTTTGGGGATCGAGAGCACCGAAGAGGCATCTATCATTAATGTAGATATGGAGCAAAGAGGAACAATACTGGGAACGTCTGAAACTACCGCAAGAGAAAATATACAAGGTGGTTCATCTACCAGAAAATCTGTCAACGAAAGCTTGTTAGAATCAGCTGCTCGATTAGAGAAATCATCTACATTTCATGTAGGACAATTCGTTAGTGAGCTCCAAAGAGGAGTCTCAGATGCAGATACTACTTCAACAAAGAAAACCGAGAAGTCCATAATGGAAGGTACAACGAGATCGTCATCCAGGTCCAGAATGAAGGGACCATCAGATGAGATTTGGGATGTTCAAAGTACTACTTCTCAAGAGACCTTTAAGACGGCTGATAAGGAGGAAGGGTTCTCAGCTGATGGAGGTACCAACTCAGCCTCTCAGACACCCAAAAGTGAAACTGCTATTGCTAAAAAAGTTCACAAGTCACTTTGGGCCTATGTTGCAGACATAGTCCGTCTTGGTTGGGTTAAGCATGGTGAATCTCATGACTCTACCAGCAAATCATTTAGGAAAAGTTCATCCAGTAATTCTCAGAGGTCGGAGGGTTGGCTGTCAAGTCACGGGCatgataatgatggcattcaaaagAGAAATTGGAGTAGCAAACAAAATGACCATTCATTGATGAAGTCACACAGTGGAGAATCAGAATCTATAGTAGCATCAACGCTAAAGGATGAAAGCTTGCCTACAGGTACACAAGGTTTGCAAATATCAGGAGCTGGCAATGTACCTGAAGTAGGTAGATCCAAAGGAGACTCCGCACCCAAAATAACCAAGGATGATGTGCAGATTTCAGGGGAGAGAGCAAAACAGTCTGAAGTGGGTGCATCACCTAAAGGAAATACCATCGGAAGCTCAGCTGAGGATAGCATATCAACTTTGGTAGATGTCACAGTAGGACATTCACCCGAACATGAAGCTGCTAGTTCATCCGGAATCTCAACTCAGGGTTCCGCTGAAATTAATGCTGGAAAAGGAGTCTCAGCCGGCACCTCTTCTACGACCATCAAAGCTAAGGAAGCTGGTCGCAGTGACGATGCAGGTAGCTGGAGATATGGACCTTCAGTTGCTATAACACCTTACCAGTTTCCTCAGACCCAGGCAATGGTACCACATGAAACTACCTCATCTGCTTTCTCAGAATTAATGGAATTACCTACTGGTGGTTCCACTGGGATGAAAGAAAAGATTGTTGGGCATAAGGCCCCTGAAGTTTTAAGAACAGAAGATAAAGATGCTGAGCTGAAGAGGAGAAAGATTCAGAGAAATAAGCAGGTATTAAAGGAAACATTTGATGAATGGGAGGAAGCATACCAGCATGATGCTAAACAGAGAAAGACTGATGAACTATTCATGAAGGAGGCTTTACTTGAAGCTCAGAGGGCTGCAGATATATGGGAAGTGCCAGTTGGAGCTGTGCTAGTACATAATGGTGAAATTATTGCTCGTGGTTGCAATCT AGTTGAAGATCTCAGGGATTCAACTGCACATGCTGAAATTGTTTGTATAAGAGAAGCTTCTAGCAAACTGAAGACGTGGCGCCTGGCG GATACAACACTTTATGTGACACTGGAACCTTGTGCAATGTGTGCTGGTGCTATTCTTCAAGCAAGAGTTGACACTGTAGTATGGGGAGCCCCGAACAAGCTTCTTGGAGCGGATGGAAGCTGGGTTAG